The Macrobrachium nipponense isolate FS-2020 chromosome 27, ASM1510439v2, whole genome shotgun sequence genome includes a region encoding these proteins:
- the LOC135200736 gene encoding LOW QUALITY PROTEIN: uncharacterized protein DDB_G0287625-like (The sequence of the model RefSeq protein was modified relative to this genomic sequence to represent the inferred CDS: substituted 1 base at 1 genomic stop codon) — YDNGNDSYDNDDTNGDNDCENDDDNHSYDDDNDGNNNDNDANGDNGENNDDDSYDDDNDSNDNDNDTNGDNDGENDDNDSNDNDNDTNGGIDDEKDDNDSYDRDNDSNNNDNDSSSDKDGENNNDNDSYDDDNDSNNNYENDTNNYSIDNTSGDNVGENENDDNSNDDDDXGSNNNDNDTNGEK; from the exons tatgataatggtaatgatagctatgataatgatgataccaATGGTGATAATGATTgcgaaaatgatgatgataatcatagctatgatgatgataatgatggcaataataatgataatgatgctaatggtgataatggtgaaaataatgatgatgacagctatgatgatgataatgatagcaatgataatgacaatgatactaatggtgataatgatggtgaaaatgatgataatgatagcaatgataatgataatgataccaaTGGTGGTATTGATGATGAAAAAGATGATAATGATAGCTATGATcgtgataatgatagtaataataatgataatgattccaGTAGTGACAAAGAtggtgaaaataataatgataatgatagttatgatgatgataatgatagcaataataattatgaaaatgatacca ATAATTATAGCATTGACAATACCAGTGGTGATAATGttggtgaaaatgaaaatgatgataatagcaacgatgatgatgattaaggtagcaataataatgataatgatacaaatggtgaaaaatga